A window of the Lactuca sativa cultivar Salinas chromosome 5, Lsat_Salinas_v11, whole genome shotgun sequence genome harbors these coding sequences:
- the LOC111877017 gene encoding UBP1-associated protein 2A translates to MAKKRKSRASQPSVEEPVPKEEPQEQIIEPQQQQETIANNDVVKEEELEQEADEIAHNLEENKVKGEQEEEEEGEEEDEEDPQDDDEEEESEEEATVNDVKVETNGDGGEETEDLEDEPVENLLEPFSKEQLVLLLKEAVAKHPDLIESVQKIADADPAHRKIFVHGLGWDTNAEILTSEFGKYGEIEDCKAVVDKVTGKSKGYAFILFKHRAGAQKALREPQKKIGNRMTSCQLASAGPIPAPPPTVPPVSEYTQRKIFVSNVSAEIDPQKLLEFFSKYGEVEDGPLGLDKQTGKPRGFALFVYKSVESAKKALEEPHKVFEGHNLNCQKAVDGPKPNKPYFQQQHQHHNHHQHHNQHQHQQYGGGGGGHHYPSKKGKYNNSGGGGGGGGAGQGHLMAPSGPSVGGYNPAVPPALTPALGQALTALLATQGAGLGNLLGLGGPPQGMPPPMNNPGYGNQAGGSYGGQPGMQGGYPNPQLGQGGNRPPQGGAPYMGHGH, encoded by the coding sequence ATGGCCAAGAAGCGAAAGTCTCGTGCTTCACAACCTTCCGTGGAAGAACCAGTACCTAAGGAGGAGCCTCAAGAGCAGATCATTGAACCACAACAGCAACAGGAAACTATCGCCAATAATGATGTCGTTAAAGAGGAGGAGCTAGAGCAAGAAGCTGACGAAATCGCTCATAATCTGGAGGAGAATAAAGTAAAAGgtgaacaagaagaagaagaagaaggagaagaagaggatgaagaagatccTCAGGACGATGACGAAGAAGAAGAAAGCGAAGAGGAAGCCACCGTAAACGACGTCAAGGTCGAAACCAACGGCGATGGAGGAGAAGAAACCGAGGATTTGGAGGACGAACCCGTAGAGAACCTTCTCGAGCCGTTCTCAAAGGAACAATTAGTCTTACTGCTCAAGGAGGCCGTTGCAAAGCACCCTGATCTGATTGAAAGCGTTCAGAAGATCGCTGATGCGGACCCTGCCCACAGGAAGATATTTGTGCATGGTCTAGGTTGGGATACCAACGCTGAGATTCTAACGAGCGAGTTTGGCAAGTATGGCGAGATCGAAGATTGTAAGGCTGTGGTAGATAAGGTCACCGGAAAATCTAAAGGCTATGCTTTTATACTCTTCAAACACAGGGCCGGAGCTCAGAAAGCTTTGAGGGAACCTCAGAAGAAGATCGGGAACCGCATGACCTCATGTCAGTTGGCTTCTGCTGGTCCAATCCCAGCCCCTCCACCAACAGTCCCTCCGGTGTCAGAGTACACTCAAAGGAAAATATTTGTGAGCAATGTTTCTGCGGAGATCGATCCTCAGAAGCTTTTAGAGTTCTTTTCTAAATATGGAGAGGTTGAGGATGGGCCATTGGGATTAGATAAGCAGACTGGAAAGCCTAGAGGGTTTGCTCTCTTCGTCTATAAGAGTGTGGAAAGTGCAAAAAAGGCTCTGGAAGAGCCCCACAAGGTCTTTGAAGGGCACAATTTGAATTGCCAAAAGGCTGTTGATGGTCCGAAGCCAAACAAGCCTTACTTTCAACAACAACATCAGCATCACAACCACCATCAACATCACAACCAGCATCAGCATCAACagtatggtggtggtggtggtggtcatCATTACCCTTCAAAAAAGGGCAAGTACAACAACtcaggtggcggtggtggtggtggtggtgcagGACAGGGTCATTTGATGGCACCTTCTGGACCGTCAGTGGGTGGTTACAACCCTGCTGTTCCTCCGGCATTGACTCCTGCTTTGGGGCAGGCGTTGACTGCACTTCTTGCGACTCAGGGAGCTGGACTCGGGAATCTTTTAGGACTTGGTGGACCTCCGCAGGGGATGCCGCCACCGATGAACAATCCTGGATATGGAAACCAGGCAGGTGGGAGCTACGGTGGTCAACCAGGGATGCAGGGTGGTTACCCTAATCCACAGCTTGGTCAAGGAGGCAACAGGCCCCCACAAGGTGGTGCACCTTACATGGGCCATGGTCACTAG